From the genome of Streptomyces spinoverrucosus:
GCCCAGCTCGGCCGTGCGGCCGGCATCTACCAGGAGGTCTGCGGGCAGAGGTTCGGCGCCGAGCTGGGCAAGGGCGCCACCATGCTCCGGGCCCAGCTGACCGGCCGCGTCTGCCACCGCGTGAACGACGAGGCCTCCGCCAAGATGGCGCTCGGCGACATCGCCCCTGAGGCGGTTACGGCCGCCTGCGCCATCGCCGCCGAACTGCCCGGCCTCGCCGTCGTCGGTGACACCTCCGGCGGCTGGTCCCGCATCCGTACTCCGCACCTGTCCCTCGCCGACGCTGCGGCCACCTGCCGCGACACGGCGCACCTCGCTCCGGACGTTCCAGCGCTCGCGCCGTTCCGGCCGTACGTCCCGCCGGTGCCGGTGAAGGAGTCCGGTCCTGCGGCCGCTCCTCAGCCGGTCACCGAGTAGCCCACCCCGCTCCAACGGTCGGCGCGGCCGTCCCGCGCCACGTCCCTACCCCACCCATGCCTGGAACTGGAAGGAGTGGCCGTGCGCGCCCTGCCCATCCGCGTGGACGCCGTACTCGTCCAAGCGCTGATCGCCGCCGCGCTGTCCTTCGCTCACCTGCATGACCTGGCGCTGGCCGCCGGACAGGACGGCTGGAAGGCGTGGGCCTATCCGGTCTCCGTCGACCTGCTGATGGTCGCGGCCTGGCGTCGGCTCCGCTCCGGCGAGGCGAAGGCGGCCGGGTGGTGCTGGTTCCTCGTCGCACTGGCCGCGTCCCTCGGCGCCAACGTCGCCACCGCCGGACTGCTCGACCTGGACGACGTACCGGCCTGGCTGCGGATCCTCGTCGCGGGCTGGCCCGCGGTTGCCTTCCTCGGCGGCACCCTGCTCGCCCACGGAGCACCGAACCCGACCAAGGCTCCGGCAACGGCATCCGAACCGCCCTCGACGGCCGCAGTGCCGGAACCTACCGCCGCAGAAGTCGAACCGTCCTCCACAGCAACCGAACTCCCTGCCGCCTCCCCCGCGTCGGCTCCGTCCTCACCCTCCCCGGTGCCGCCCGCCCTCGTCGCCATGGCCCGGAGGGTCGCCGACGAACACCGCGCCCGGACCGGAACACCCATCGACACCTCGACCCTTCGCGCCCGGCTCGGCGTCCCGATGCCGCTCGCCGAAGCGATCGCCGCCCAACTCACCTGATTCCGGAGGACCTTCCACCTTGCGCCCGTCCACGCTCCGCGCGCTCAAGCGCGCTGCCGAGCTGACCCGACAGAACCGCCTCACCGAAGCCGTGCTGATCGCCGAGCCGGTGATCCTCGCCGCCGACAGCTACGAAGGCGACGAGATCTTGCGCTGGCTCGCCGACCACGTCACCGACTTCACCGGCGAAACCGAAAGGGAGACCCCCTGATGCCCGCCAACCGCCGCTTCCGCCGCGTCGTCCGCATTGGCCCCGTGCAGGTCGCCACC
Proteins encoded in this window:
- a CDS encoding DUF2637 domain-containing protein; protein product: MRALPIRVDAVLVQALIAAALSFAHLHDLALAAGQDGWKAWAYPVSVDLLMVAAWRRLRSGEAKAAGWCWFLVALAASLGANVATAGLLDLDDVPAWLRILVAGWPAVAFLGGTLLAHGAPNPTKAPATASEPPSTAAVPEPTAAEVEPSSTATELPAASPASAPSSPSPVPPALVAMARRVADEHRARTGTPIDTSTLRARLGVPMPLAEAIAAQLT